In Natronomonas halophila, one DNA window encodes the following:
- a CDS encoding ABC transporter ATP-binding protein, whose protein sequence is MAGPKLRIEDLSTRFFTEEGQINAVESVSFDVEEGEVFGIVGESGSGKSVTALSIIDLVESPGRITDGAVWFRSPDIADRVADETPEAVDGEMVDLRELGDAERRALRGTEFSTIFQDPMSSFNPSLTVGEQISEAVEVQRRATANPRSTRSRTQGYGLAKFLADSVLPSRDYVSEEAHARAVELLEMVGIPDPAERADEYPHQFSGGMLQRAMIAQALAGEPSVLIADEPTTALDVTIQAQVLDLLDDLQEETGMTTVLITHNLGVIARMCDRVGVMYAGELVERGTLEDVFDESVHPYTEGLLGSIPDLDGAATRLNPISGNVPSLVDEEMENRCYFADRCPKAMEECLEKPPEFDVEEGHTTMCYLAEKDYSEADALPEGYFDE, encoded by the coding sequence ATGGCCGGGCCGAAACTCCGAATCGAGGACCTCTCGACCCGATTCTTCACCGAGGAGGGCCAGATAAACGCCGTCGAATCGGTTTCCTTCGACGTCGAGGAAGGCGAGGTGTTCGGCATCGTCGGCGAGTCCGGGTCGGGCAAGTCGGTGACGGCGCTGTCGATAATCGACCTCGTCGAGTCGCCGGGCCGCATCACCGACGGCGCGGTGTGGTTCCGGTCGCCCGATATCGCCGACCGCGTGGCCGACGAGACGCCGGAAGCGGTCGACGGCGAGATGGTCGATCTCCGGGAACTCGGCGATGCGGAGCGGCGCGCGCTCCGTGGCACCGAGTTCTCGACCATCTTCCAGGACCCGATGAGCAGTTTCAACCCCTCGCTTACCGTCGGCGAGCAGATTTCCGAGGCCGTCGAGGTCCAGCGTCGGGCGACGGCGAACCCGCGGTCGACCCGCTCGCGGACGCAGGGCTACGGTCTGGCGAAGTTCCTCGCCGACAGCGTACTCCCCTCTCGGGATTACGTCAGCGAGGAGGCCCACGCTCGCGCGGTCGAACTGCTGGAGATGGTCGGCATTCCCGACCCCGCCGAACGGGCCGACGAGTACCCACACCAGTTCTCCGGCGGGATGCTCCAGCGGGCGATGATTGCACAGGCACTGGCCGGCGAACCGTCGGTGCTCATCGCCGACGAACCCACGACGGCGCTGGACGTGACGATTCAGGCGCAGGTGCTGGACCTGCTGGACGACCTCCAGGAGGAGACGGGGATGACGACGGTCCTGATTACGCACAACCTCGGCGTCATCGCCCGGATGTGCGACCGCGTCGGCGTGATGTACGCCGGCGAACTCGTCGAGCGGGGCACCCTCGAAGACGTCTTCGACGAGTCGGTCCACCCCTACACCGAGGGCCTGCTCGGGTCGATCCCCGACCTCGACGGCGCGGCGACGCGGCTGAACCCGATTTCGGGGAACGTCCCAAGCCTCGTCGACGAGGAGATGGAAAACCGCTGTTACTTCGCTGACCGCTGTCCGAAGGCGATGGAGGAGTGTCTGGAGAAACCACCCGAATTCGACGTCGAGGAGGGCCACACCACGATGTGCTATCTCGCGGAGAAAGACTACAGCGAGGCCGACGCGCTTCCGGAGGGATACTTCGATGAGTAG
- a CDS encoding ABC transporter substrate-binding protein codes for MSRDDVDRRTFLQYGGAAAATAASVGLAGCGDSGNGNGNGNGDGETDTPTPSGAEAELREYDGELPEDPTREQVLQHANGVSNELAPWVFLHQQYSIYGVNNDLEWTARADEDINVKEISTQRDEITITQGQLAPTLDPVGDNSTSTYNVIDQGYEPFLYRDRDGRPIALIVTDWERTSEQEVRLTIRDDVTFHNGDGMTAEDVAYSINRANNPDVSDVASTIGDINEASEVDGDVVLDLNSLEPAIFRNLTAFGRVVEKSWVNDNDGEIADVMNGTGPYELDEYVDDTRVAYTQFDDYWGETPDPQSVTFTAIPENGPRVDALIAGDTDLIVNVRPNDIPDVQEAEGVRYEDTPSTRLIFLVMNDAFEPFDSQEFRQAMNFAVDVESIINNILNEFGDQTSQPTLPGHNGHNPDVDPYPHDPARAEALVEESGHAGAELELHVPRGRYLRDVDIAEACASQIDELENVSCEVNRREFANLVSELVAEQSESPAFFLIGWGNPTLDANYAMGPWFTEGAFQHFNNQELADLLEQANNIPSGSE; via the coding sequence ATGTCACGCGACGACGTTGATCGACGAACGTTCCTCCAATACGGCGGCGCTGCCGCGGCGACGGCGGCCAGTGTCGGTCTGGCTGGCTGTGGTGACAGTGGTAACGGCAACGGAAACGGCAATGGCGACGGCGAGACGGATACGCCGACGCCGTCCGGTGCCGAGGCGGAACTGCGGGAGTACGACGGTGAACTCCCAGAGGACCCCACCCGCGAGCAGGTGCTTCAGCACGCCAACGGCGTGTCCAACGAACTCGCGCCGTGGGTCTTCCTCCACCAGCAGTACAGCATCTACGGCGTCAACAACGACCTCGAATGGACCGCCCGCGCCGACGAGGACATCAACGTCAAGGAAATCAGCACCCAGCGCGACGAAATCACGATTACGCAGGGCCAACTCGCGCCCACGCTGGACCCGGTCGGCGACAACAGCACGTCGACCTACAACGTCATCGACCAGGGATACGAGCCGTTCCTCTACCGGGACCGCGACGGCCGCCCTATCGCGCTTATCGTCACCGACTGGGAGCGAACCAGCGAACAGGAGGTCCGCCTGACGATTCGGGACGACGTCACCTTCCACAACGGCGACGGGATGACCGCCGAGGACGTGGCCTACTCCATCAACCGGGCCAACAATCCGGACGTCAGCGACGTCGCGTCGACCATCGGTGACATCAACGAGGCCAGCGAGGTCGACGGCGACGTCGTCCTCGATTTGAACTCGCTCGAACCCGCCATCTTCCGGAACCTGACCGCCTTCGGCCGGGTCGTCGAGAAGAGCTGGGTCAATGACAACGACGGCGAAATCGCTGACGTGATGAACGGCACCGGCCCCTACGAACTCGACGAGTACGTCGACGACACCCGCGTCGCCTACACGCAGTTCGACGACTACTGGGGCGAAACGCCGGACCCGCAATCGGTCACCTTCACGGCGATTCCCGAGAACGGCCCCCGCGTCGACGCGCTCATCGCCGGCGACACCGACCTCATCGTCAACGTCCGGCCCAACGACATTCCGGACGTTCAGGAGGCCGAGGGCGTCCGCTACGAGGACACGCCGTCGACGCGGCTCATCTTCCTCGTGATGAACGACGCCTTCGAGCCGTTCGACAGCCAGGAGTTCCGACAGGCGATGAACTTCGCCGTCGACGTCGAATCCATCATCAACAACATCCTCAACGAGTTCGGCGACCAGACGAGCCAGCCGACGCTGCCGGGCCACAACGGCCACAACCCGGACGTCGACCCCTATCCGCACGACCCCGCTCGGGCGGAGGCGCTCGTCGAGGAAAGCGGCCACGCCGGTGCCGAACTCGAACTGCACGTCCCGCGCGGCCGATATCTCCGGGACGTCGACATCGCCGAGGCCTGTGCCAGCCAGATCGACGAACTGGAGAACGTCTCCTGTGAGGTCAACCGGCGGGAATTCGCCAACCTCGTGAGCGAACTCGTCGCCGAGCAGAGCGAATCGCCCGCCTTCTTCCTCATCGGCTGGGGCAACCCGACGCTGGACGCCAACTACGCGATGGGGCCGTGGTTCACCGAGGGCGCCTTCCAGCACTTCAACAATCAGGAACTGGCCGACCTGCTCGAACAGGCGAACAACATCCCGAGCGGCAGCGAGTAG
- a CDS encoding ABC transporter permease, giving the protein MGFAKFLAKRCLQGILVIWGVVTVVFFLRFLTPGDPTSALVPPDAGQEVRDRLRENLGLDEPLYVQYYDYLTDLAVGDFGQSMAINREVSSLILARLPATIELAVASTIVAIVIAIPLGVISARRRHEPVDYGATLFSLFGISTPNFWLGVMLIIFVAVHVDFLPTTGRQMALSTAAAALVTEGSVSELGRWAAQLVLPAITLGTYFTALITRLTRSGMLEEINKAYVKACRAKGLPETLTLYKHVLRNTLIPIITVLGLQLGTLIGGAVITESIFAWPGLGRFLITSINNRDWTSIQGTIIVIGAGFVVINIAVDALYAYLDPRVVAD; this is encoded by the coding sequence ATGGGGTTCGCCAAGTTCCTGGCCAAGCGATGCCTTCAGGGGATTCTCGTCATCTGGGGCGTCGTTACGGTCGTGTTCTTTCTGCGGTTCCTGACCCCGGGCGACCCGACCTCGGCCCTCGTCCCGCCGGACGCCGGCCAGGAGGTTCGGGACCGTCTCCGTGAGAACCTCGGGTTGGACGAACCGCTCTACGTCCAGTATTACGACTACCTCACCGACCTCGCGGTCGGCGACTTCGGTCAGTCGATGGCCATCAACCGCGAGGTGAGTTCGCTCATCCTCGCCCGCCTGCCGGCGACCATCGAACTCGCCGTCGCCTCGACTATCGTCGCCATCGTCATCGCCATCCCGCTCGGCGTCATCAGCGCCCGTCGCCGCCACGAACCCGTCGACTACGGCGCGACGCTGTTCTCGCTGTTCGGCATCTCGACGCCGAACTTCTGGCTCGGCGTCATGCTCATCATCTTCGTCGCCGTCCACGTGGATTTCCTGCCGACGACCGGCCGACAGATGGCGTTGTCGACGGCCGCGGCGGCGCTGGTCACCGAAGGGTCGGTCTCCGAACTCGGCCGCTGGGCCGCCCAACTGGTCCTCCCGGCGATTACGCTGGGAACGTACTTCACGGCGCTCATCACGCGGTTGACCCGCAGCGGCATGCTCGAAGAGATAAACAAGGCCTACGTGAAGGCCTGCCGGGCGAAGGGCCTGCCCGAGACGCTCACGCTGTATAAACACGTGCTCCGCAACACGCTCATCCCGATTATCACGGTACTCGGCCTGCAACTGGGGACGCTCATCGGTGGCGCGGTCATCACCGAATCCATCTTCGCGTGGCCCGGCCTCGGCCGATTCCTCATCACGAGTATCAACAACCGCGACTGGACGTCGATTCAGGGCACTATCATCGTCATCGGCGCCGGCTTCGTGGTCATCAACATCGCCGTCGACGCGCTGTATGCGTATCTCGACCCGCGGGTGGTGGCCGACTAA
- a CDS encoding ABC transporter permease codes for MSTSVFGVGFRSLLKREILRFVRRPRNTFLPPAITNVLYFAVFGVILGQRIDDIAGFDYLLFILPGLVVLGAIGNAFENSSFSIFHGRWNEYIHETLTSPLSYSSMVLAYIFAAALRGIIVGLIIIGIGLVFTSVPVRQPFFLVAFMVVVPLLFAALGVIGGLVAEDFDNLTVMNQFILRPLVFFGAVFYSLDVLPGVYRTLSLLNPMVYMVNGVRYGFLGFQEVDPVLSLGVLSGLTAAVIALDIYLFKRGYGLID; via the coding sequence ATGAGCACCTCGGTCTTCGGCGTCGGCTTTCGGTCGCTGCTCAAGCGGGAGATTCTGCGGTTCGTCCGCCGGCCCCGGAACACGTTCCTCCCGCCAGCGATTACGAACGTCCTCTACTTCGCCGTTTTCGGCGTCATTCTGGGCCAGCGTATCGACGACATCGCCGGCTTCGACTACCTGCTGTTCATCCTGCCCGGCCTCGTCGTGTTGGGCGCCATCGGCAACGCCTTCGAGAACTCCTCGTTCTCCATCTTCCACGGCCGCTGGAACGAGTATATCCATGAGACGCTGACCTCGCCGCTTTCCTACTCGTCGATGGTGCTGGCCTACATCTTCGCGGCGGCGCTTCGGGGCATTATCGTCGGCCTCATCATCATCGGCATCGGCCTCGTGTTCACGTCGGTGCCGGTCCGGCAGCCGTTCTTCCTCGTGGCGTTCATGGTCGTCGTGCCGCTGCTGTTTGCCGCGTTGGGCGTCATCGGCGGCCTCGTCGCCGAGGACTTCGACAACCTGACGGTGATGAACCAGTTCATCCTCCGGCCGCTGGTCTTCTTCGGCGCCGTCTTCTACTCGCTGGACGTGCTGCCGGGGGTCTACCGGACGCTGTCGCTTTTGAACCCGATGGTGTACATGGTCAACGGTGTCCGCTACGGCTTCCTCGGCTTTCAGGAGGTCGACCCCGTGCTTTCGCTGGGCGTGCTGTCGGGGCTGACGGCCGCCGTCATCGCGCTGGACATCTACCTCTTCAAGCGCGGCTACGGCCTCATCGACTGA
- a CDS encoding S15 peptidase family protein — protein MDRRTFVTAAGGIGLASLLGTGTVTAAEGDGYTREEHSVESFDGTEIPAVLFVPDGGADAALITTHGWGGSKSSVEGYGPLATDNGYALVAFDQRGFGESTAEVGLSGPKEVADVSALIDFLRADDRIDNAADGEPKIGMLGASYAGGIQLNAAAVDDRIDALVPVVPWHDLAFSLVPNGVPKLGWTTLLYGSGIAASRGVESPDPENLQRGVSPRLHEIYTKTVGQNRLPPEGESFLKVRSTVSKADRIDTPALVVQGLPDTLFTPNEGHRIVETLRNDGVDSRFVLFNGGHTATETAEPTEQVEEIESMAMSWFDQHLRDDGDSGIASLTYWDIQNGEFREADGFPPSDAESLDVSLSDLTGEGQSPVINTAAPTSTSHFSPENTDAVPASVAEFDLTIGDDIEVLGTPELSLSVTLVGARAFLFGKLYHVSDGEATLLNNQVAPVAIEGTPGESRTVEFELVGTQRHLESGDTLRLALAATDAGFTSARTGAGALVDHAGSTLTLPVRSDESDGDDDEEADTDATVTRSGGSTVSTGGSHHSHELDVEGGPTFVRDRTPDGWVVVDADHPYERTAPPETTENYIEFHGKVADDSREYLTRAPAGVDQSNVYTFGPVEVSDDGTEWRTVSGTERTVLLVGADV, from the coding sequence ATGGATAGACGAACGTTCGTGACGGCTGCGGGGGGAATCGGGCTCGCGTCGCTACTGGGGACGGGGACGGTCACCGCGGCGGAAGGCGACGGCTACACTCGCGAGGAACACAGCGTCGAGTCCTTCGACGGGACCGAGATACCCGCCGTGCTGTTCGTGCCCGACGGCGGGGCCGACGCGGCCCTGATAACGACCCACGGCTGGGGCGGGTCGAAATCCAGCGTCGAAGGCTACGGCCCGCTGGCCACCGACAACGGCTATGCACTCGTGGCGTTCGACCAGCGTGGCTTCGGCGAGTCGACCGCCGAAGTCGGCCTCTCGGGGCCGAAAGAGGTCGCCGACGTATCGGCACTCATCGACTTCCTCCGGGCGGACGACCGCATCGACAACGCCGCCGACGGCGAGCCGAAAATCGGGATGCTCGGCGCCTCGTATGCCGGCGGTATCCAACTCAACGCCGCCGCGGTCGACGACCGCATCGACGCGCTGGTTCCTGTCGTCCCGTGGCACGACCTCGCCTTTTCGCTGGTGCCCAACGGCGTCCCGAAACTCGGCTGGACGACGCTGCTGTACGGGTCGGGTATCGCCGCGTCCCGCGGCGTCGAGAGCCCCGACCCGGAGAACCTCCAGCGCGGCGTCTCCCCGCGACTCCACGAAATCTACACCAAGACGGTAGGGCAAAACCGGCTTCCGCCGGAGGGCGAGTCGTTCCTGAAGGTCCGCTCGACGGTCTCGAAGGCCGACCGCATCGACACCCCGGCGCTGGTCGTACAGGGGCTTCCCGACACCCTCTTTACGCCCAACGAGGGCCACCGCATCGTCGAGACGCTCCGAAACGACGGCGTCGATTCACGGTTCGTCCTCTTCAACGGCGGCCACACCGCGACAGAGACGGCCGAACCGACCGAACAGGTCGAAGAAATCGAGTCGATGGCGATGTCGTGGTTCGACCAGCACCTCCGGGACGACGGCGACTCGGGAATCGCGTCGCTGACCTACTGGGACATCCAGAACGGCGAGTTCCGCGAGGCCGACGGCTTCCCGCCGAGCGACGCCGAATCGCTCGACGTCTCGCTTTCGGATCTCACCGGGGAGGGACAGAGCCCCGTTATCAACACCGCAGCACCCACGTCGACGAGTCACTTCAGTCCCGAGAACACCGACGCCGTACCCGCGTCGGTCGCGGAGTTCGACCTGACTATCGGCGACGATATCGAGGTCCTCGGCACCCCCGAACTGTCCCTCTCGGTGACGCTTGTCGGTGCCCGAGCGTTCCTCTTCGGGAAACTGTATCACGTCTCCGACGGCGAGGCGACGCTGCTCAACAATCAGGTCGCGCCGGTCGCTATCGAGGGCACGCCCGGGGAGTCGCGGACCGTCGAATTCGAACTCGTCGGCACGCAGCGACACCTCGAATCGGGCGATACGCTCCGCCTCGCGCTGGCTGCGACCGACGCCGGGTTCACCTCCGCACGCACGGGCGCTGGCGCCCTCGTCGACCACGCCGGGTCGACGCTGACGCTGCCGGTCCGGAGCGACGAGAGCGACGGCGACGATGACGAGGAAGCCGATACCGATGCGACGGTGACCCGTTCGGGCGGCAGCACCGTCTCCACCGGCGGGTCACACCACAGCCACGAGTTGGACGTCGAGGGCGGTCCGACGTTCGTCCGCGACCGGACGCCCGATGGCTGGGTCGTCGTGGACGCCGACCACCCCTACGAGCGAACGGCCCCGCCGGAAACGACCGAGAACTACATCGAGTTCCACGGCAAGGTGGCCGACGACAGCAGAGAATATCTGACGCGTGCGCCCGCCGGCGTCGACCAGAGCAACGTCTACACGTTCGGTCCGGTCGAAGTCAGCGACGACGGCACCGAGTGGCGGACCGTCTCGGGAACCGAACGGACGGTGTTGCTCGTCGGCGCCGACGTCTAA
- a CDS encoding ABC transporter permease, whose product MLSDRVRRSLKREFKTSRLAQLGVALVLVIFLVATFAPFLTLHNPTTTNIGTGGGEDRSELPPLGFSYTQERVTPSGSETVEIEAQTEYPLGTNALGQDIFSRLLYGARVSMLVGILGALLATLIGVPYGLAAGYFGGNVDDTLMRGADVMLAFPSLVLAIALVGVFRETEFHTTTIPDPFVYAARSDAVPNVLLPRADHVANMPAEFTFPVTVTLVVALVNWVWFARVARGEAMSIRSEEYIKAATSSGASHLRILKQHVLPNSLTPIIVLATIQVAAIILLESALSFLGFSGTDLTWGADIADGRSDQRSYWWIATMPGLAIVLAVIGVNLIGDWLRDALDPSIEGEGGV is encoded by the coding sequence ATGTTGTCTGACCGCGTCCGTCGGAGCCTCAAACGGGAGTTCAAGACCAGCCGGCTCGCCCAGTTGGGCGTCGCGCTCGTCCTCGTCATCTTCCTCGTCGCGACGTTCGCGCCCTTCCTGACGCTGCACAACCCGACCACGACCAACATCGGGACCGGCGGTGGCGAGGACCGCTCGGAGTTGCCGCCGCTCGGTTTCTCCTATACCCAGGAGCGAGTCACGCCCAGCGGGAGCGAAACGGTCGAAATCGAGGCCCAGACGGAGTACCCCCTCGGGACGAATGCGCTCGGGCAGGACATCTTCTCCCGACTGCTGTACGGCGCCCGGGTGTCGATGCTCGTCGGCATCCTCGGCGCCCTGTTGGCGACGCTCATCGGCGTTCCCTACGGGCTGGCGGCCGGCTACTTCGGCGGTAACGTCGACGATACGCTGATGCGCGGCGCCGACGTGATGTTGGCGTTCCCGTCGCTCGTGCTCGCTATCGCGCTGGTCGGCGTCTTCAGGGAGACGGAGTTCCACACTACGACGATACCGGACCCCTTCGTCTATGCGGCCCGCTCCGACGCCGTGCCGAACGTCCTGCTACCGCGGGCCGACCACGTCGCGAATATGCCCGCGGAGTTTACCTTCCCCGTGACGGTGACCCTCGTCGTCGCCCTGGTGAACTGGGTGTGGTTCGCCCGCGTCGCCCGCGGCGAGGCCATGAGCATCCGCTCGGAGGAGTACATCAAGGCCGCAACGAGTTCCGGCGCGAGCCACCTTCGCATCCTCAAACAGCACGTCCTGCCGAACTCGCTGACGCCGATTATCGTGCTGGCGACGATTCAGGTCGCCGCCATCATCCTGCTGGAGTCGGCGCTTTCCTTCCTCGGGTTCTCGGGGACCGACCTCACGTGGGGCGCCGACATTGCCGACGGCCGCAGCGACCAGCGGTCCTACTGGTGGATCGCCACGATGCCCGGCCTCGCCATCGTGCTGGCGGTCATCGGCGTGAACCTCATCGGCGACTGGCTGCGGGACGCCTTGGACCCCTCCATCGAAGGGGAGGGTGGTGTCTGA
- the npdG gene encoding NADPH-dependent F420 reductase, whose product MRIALLGGTGDIGQGLALRWGYDSSHEVLIGSRDPEKARTKAEEYVTELESRGTEADIKGFENAMAADRADVVVLAVPAYHLVDTVEDIADRLDDETILVTPAVGMKRDDEGFHYNRPGAGSVAALAAEAKPDDVSLVGAFHNLPAGGLADLDHDFEWDTLVFGEDEDAKGIVSDLAREIEGLRPLDVGGLANAPEVEAITPLLINVASENDGMHDLGVRFQ is encoded by the coding sequence ATGCGAATCGCACTACTCGGCGGAACCGGCGATATCGGGCAGGGACTGGCCCTCCGGTGGGGCTACGACAGCAGCCACGAGGTCCTCATCGGCTCGCGGGACCCCGAGAAGGCCCGCACCAAGGCCGAAGAGTACGTGACCGAACTCGAAAGCCGCGGCACCGAAGCGGACATCAAGGGCTTCGAGAACGCCATGGCCGCCGACCGCGCCGACGTGGTCGTGCTGGCGGTGCCGGCCTACCATCTGGTCGACACCGTCGAGGACATCGCCGACCGTCTCGACGACGAGACGATTCTCGTCACCCCCGCCGTCGGGATGAAGCGTGACGACGAGGGCTTCCACTACAACCGCCCCGGTGCCGGCAGCGTCGCCGCGCTTGCAGCGGAGGCCAAACCCGACGACGTGTCGCTTGTCGGGGCCTTCCACAACCTGCCGGCCGGCGGCCTCGCGGACCTCGACCACGACTTCGAGTGGGACACCCTCGTCTTCGGCGAGGACGAGGACGCCAAGGGCATCGTGTCGGATCTAGCACGGGAAATCGAAGGGCTACGCCCGCTGGACGTCGGCGGCCTCGCAAACGCACCCGAAGTCGAGGCGATTACGCCGCTGCTTATCAACGTCGCCTCCGAAAACGATGGGATGCACGACCTCGGCGTGCGGTTCCAGTAG
- a CDS encoding ABC transporter ATP-binding protein, with translation MEPAIRADDLRKSYGDVRALDGLSFEVERGEFFGLLGPNGAGKTTFINILVGLVRKDGGTAEVFGYDVEDDYREARDRIGLAPQEFNVDRFFPIHEVLEHKAGYHGVPPEEAAERAEDALKTVGIYDKRDTRFDWLSGGMKRRFLLARALVTNPDLLILDEPTAGVDVQLRRDLWGVIERLNAEGTTILLTTHYIEEAERLCDRVAICDSGRVVEVATPDDLRSRGTDQLHVTLANPPESVPDIKVDDVIEYRVEDDGLLVTAGGGRSVAPELLRELEAAGYEVLDLDIRRASLEEVFVDMTRPGEEAEELEVLQ, from the coding sequence ATGGAACCTGCGATACGCGCCGACGACCTCCGGAAGTCATACGGCGACGTCCGGGCGCTCGACGGTCTCTCTTTCGAAGTCGAGCGCGGGGAGTTCTTCGGCTTGCTCGGCCCGAACGGGGCCGGCAAGACCACCTTTATCAACATTCTCGTCGGCCTCGTCCGCAAGGACGGCGGCACCGCCGAGGTGTTCGGCTACGACGTCGAAGACGACTATCGGGAGGCTCGGGACCGCATCGGCCTCGCGCCACAGGAGTTCAACGTCGACCGATTCTTCCCCATTCACGAAGTGCTCGAACACAAGGCCGGCTACCACGGCGTCCCGCCCGAGGAGGCCGCCGAACGGGCCGAGGACGCACTCAAGACTGTCGGCATCTACGACAAGCGCGACACGCGCTTCGACTGGCTCTCCGGCGGGATGAAGCGCCGTTTCCTCCTCGCGCGTGCGCTCGTCACGAATCCCGACCTGCTCATCCTCGACGAACCCACGGCGGGGGTCGACGTCCAACTGCGGCGGGACCTCTGGGGCGTCATCGAGCGCCTCAACGCCGAGGGGACGACCATCCTCCTGACGACCCACTACATCGAGGAGGCCGAACGCCTCTGTGACCGCGTGGCCATCTGTGACTCCGGGCGGGTCGTCGAGGTCGCCACGCCCGACGACCTGCGGTCGCGCGGGACCGACCAGCTCCACGTCACGCTGGCAAACCCGCCCGAATCGGTGCCCGACATCAAAGTCGACGACGTCATCGAGTACCGCGTCGAGGACGACGGCCTGCTCGTTACGGCGGGCGGCGGCCGAAGCGTCGCGCCGGAACTCCTGCGTGAACTCGAAGCCGCGGGCTACGAGGTGCTGGACCTCGATATCCGGCGGGCCTCCCTCGAAGAGGTCTTCGTCGACATGACTCGGCCCGGCGAGGAAGCCGAGGAGTTGGAGGTGCTGCAATGA